A DNA window from Paenibacillus sp. HWE-109 contains the following coding sequences:
- a CDS encoding PucR family transcriptional regulator: MDWERVKERLEAVLQTPIQISSLPEAAWLQLVEEQESNAEGFGRSVVRGQEVLFYLSKEQTDIRVLEVFGAQLTVSERKLVEMTVESKQSQEKKQWGTFLSEDERKAHQLRDWLLEQMERGSTYAELPDVLASQSSLYSTKIPLLLYGDYSQNQSVSYAELKKLLESFFESEIILIPLLDKEWLILAPEGLLTSGSEERDGDEEESVEQILDALGSGLYEMLANEWVGECHLAIDYPVKPAKSLFATILKLRETIMLGRSFHVGSFLHLRWELRLEKLLHLIDEEEKSEFLEQVLRGTDHALDTETVTTLEHFFSLDCNVSETAKKLYIHRNTLLYRLDKFKNETGLDVRTFNHAVLVRLALLLYKVTKRK; the protein is encoded by the coding sequence ATGGATTGGGAGCGAGTCAAAGAGCGATTGGAAGCGGTTTTACAGACACCTATACAGATTAGTTCCCTACCCGAGGCAGCTTGGCTGCAGTTGGTTGAAGAACAGGAAAGCAATGCGGAAGGCTTTGGCCGAAGTGTTGTGCGTGGTCAGGAAGTGCTGTTTTACTTATCAAAGGAACAGACGGATATTCGCGTTCTGGAAGTATTCGGAGCCCAACTAACAGTATCTGAGCGCAAGTTGGTAGAAATGACTGTTGAGTCCAAGCAATCGCAAGAAAAGAAGCAATGGGGCACATTTCTTTCGGAAGATGAAAGAAAAGCGCATCAATTAAGAGATTGGCTGCTTGAGCAGATGGAACGCGGTTCAACGTATGCGGAACTGCCCGATGTGCTGGCTTCCCAATCCTCACTCTATTCGACCAAAATTCCATTGCTTTTATATGGCGATTATTCTCAAAATCAGAGTGTTTCCTACGCGGAACTGAAGAAGCTGCTGGAATCCTTCTTTGAATCCGAGATTATCTTAATTCCATTATTGGATAAAGAGTGGTTGATTCTCGCTCCTGAAGGCTTATTAACCAGTGGCAGCGAGGAACGGGATGGCGATGAGGAAGAGAGTGTTGAGCAAATTCTCGATGCGCTTGGTTCAGGTTTATATGAAATGCTGGCTAATGAATGGGTGGGCGAATGTCATCTCGCTATTGATTATCCGGTTAAACCGGCCAAATCCTTATTCGCAACGATTCTTAAATTGCGGGAAACGATTATGCTAGGTCGTTCTTTCCATGTAGGCAGCTTCCTTCATTTGCGTTGGGAGCTTCGATTGGAGAAACTGCTGCATTTGATCGATGAAGAGGAAAAGTCAGAATTCTTAGAACAGGTGCTCCGCGGCACGGATCATGCCCTGGATACAGAGACGGTGACGACGCTGGAACATTTCTTCTCTCTTGATTGCAATGTTAGCGAGACGGCGAAGAAGTTATATATTCATAGAAATACCTTGTTGTACCGTTTGGACAAGTTCAAAAACGAGACAGGACTTGATGTGAGAACCTTCAATCATGCTGTTTTGGTAAGACTGGCATTGCTATTGTACAAAGTAACGAAAAGAAAGTGA
- the lgt gene encoding prolipoprotein diacylglyceryl transferase yields MLESVAFSLGPIHVRWYGIILGTAALIGLMLAIREGKRFRIVPDFFMDLLLIGVPSAIIGARIYYVAFQWDDYKNNLAEIFMIWHGGIAIYGALIGAIIGTFFYMRAKGYSFLRIADICAPGLIVGQAIGRWGNFMNQEAHGGPVTESFLRDTLHLPNFIVNQMNIEGTFYHPAFLYESVWNILGLLVLLWLRRRPFLRAGELFFGYFIWYSIGRFFIEGVRTDSLDITGPTWLASLMDTLWSPMTLVFQPGVLTYGGNVRFSQLLALLIVVVLAVVIIVRRKKGYANVRYSDPIVSTKAGENNQAIKDQDVEDKGANYDSNRTV; encoded by the coding sequence ATGCTCGAGAGTGTTGCGTTTTCCCTTGGACCGATACATGTCCGATGGTATGGAATTATTTTAGGTACAGCAGCGCTGATTGGCTTGATGTTAGCAATCCGGGAAGGCAAACGATTCCGTATCGTGCCTGATTTCTTTATGGATTTACTATTAATCGGCGTCCCCTCCGCCATTATTGGAGCGCGAATTTATTATGTAGCCTTTCAATGGGACGATTATAAGAATAATCTAGCTGAGATATTTATGATTTGGCATGGTGGAATTGCGATATACGGAGCCTTAATCGGCGCGATTATCGGGACTTTTTTCTACATGCGTGCGAAAGGATATTCGTTCTTGCGGATCGCCGATATCTGCGCGCCAGGGTTGATTGTAGGCCAAGCCATTGGGCGTTGGGGCAATTTCATGAACCAAGAGGCGCATGGCGGGCCGGTCACGGAATCTTTTCTGCGAGATACGCTGCACCTCCCGAATTTTATCGTAAATCAAATGAACATTGAGGGTACGTTCTATCACCCTGCATTTCTATATGAGTCTGTATGGAATATTCTTGGGCTGCTCGTGCTGCTATGGCTGCGCCGGAGACCGTTCCTGCGTGCTGGCGAGCTCTTCTTCGGTTATTTCATCTGGTATTCGATTGGCCGTTTTTTCATCGAGGGTGTGCGGACCGATAGTCTGGACATCACAGGTCCAACATGGTTGGCGTCGCTGATGGATACATTATGGTCACCGATGACACTTGTTTTCCAGCCAGGGGTTCTGACGTATGGTGGAAATGTGAGATTCTCACAGCTGTTAGCACTTCTGATTGTAGTTGTTTTGGCGGTAGTCATTATCGTGAGAAGGAAAAAAGGCTACGCTAACGTGCGTTACTCGGATCCGATTGTATCAACGAAAGCCGGGGAGAACAATCAAGCGATCAAAGATCAAGATGTAGAGGATAAAGGAGCAAATTATGATTCAAACCGTACTGTTTGA
- a CDS encoding GMC family oxidoreductase → MNWRHEHDAVDILIVGAGAAGGVLAKELSEAGLSVVVLEAGPWRDPEKDFASDELSMRQLAWEDTRIFDGSDPFDMGYDHSGRGVGGGTQNFTGVFLRFHESDFKTKSIDGVGEDWPIHYKDLEPYYSRIEKEVAVSGPKYFPWGNFNGPYPHPPQDALSTNAFLFQKGCDTLRIQSVVTPLAILSVPQEGRSPCTHRGFCIQGCMTNAKFSTLIVHLPQAVQAGAEVLTNCMVTQIEIDEYGHACGALFVHQGTTYRQRAKTVIVCAHAVETPRLLLHSATPLFPDGLANSSGWVGRAIMTHSSNDVYAKFDQEVRLYKGTPVLASTQDFYETDPHRGFVRGYTLHAHGTRPIDMAHGISKSAEDFLWGEHLKEAMRDYNYYGRLTMVGEVLPQPDNQVILSEEKDENGMPRASVSFAYSANDRKLIDHAVDNMKLILKAAGGQIAYVVPDTQHLMGGCRMGNNPATSVVNAYGQSHDIPNLFICDASVFVTSSGVNPTNTIMALAARTADYIIDLASS, encoded by the coding sequence ATGAATTGGAGACATGAACATGATGCTGTCGATATTCTGATTGTAGGGGCAGGAGCTGCCGGCGGCGTGCTGGCCAAAGAGCTCAGCGAAGCTGGGCTTAGCGTTGTCGTCCTTGAGGCGGGTCCTTGGCGGGACCCAGAGAAAGACTTTGCCAGCGACGAGTTAAGCATGCGTCAGCTAGCCTGGGAGGATACGCGGATATTCGACGGAAGTGATCCTTTTGACATGGGATATGACCATTCCGGCAGGGGGGTTGGCGGGGGAACACAGAACTTTACCGGTGTTTTTTTGCGATTCCATGAATCAGATTTCAAAACCAAATCGATCGACGGCGTGGGCGAGGATTGGCCGATTCATTACAAAGATCTAGAACCCTATTACAGCAGGATTGAAAAAGAAGTCGCGGTATCTGGACCCAAATATTTCCCATGGGGGAATTTCAACGGTCCCTATCCTCATCCACCGCAGGATGCCTTGAGTACAAATGCTTTTCTATTTCAAAAAGGCTGTGACACTTTACGTATTCAGTCTGTCGTGACTCCCCTCGCCATTTTGTCTGTTCCACAGGAAGGTCGATCCCCTTGTACACATCGAGGTTTCTGCATACAGGGCTGCATGACCAATGCCAAGTTCAGTACATTGATCGTCCACCTCCCTCAAGCTGTTCAAGCAGGGGCGGAGGTGCTAACGAATTGTATGGTCACTCAAATCGAAATCGATGAATATGGACATGCCTGTGGCGCTCTCTTTGTCCATCAAGGAACAACCTATCGCCAGCGAGCCAAAACAGTGATTGTATGCGCGCATGCCGTAGAAACTCCTCGTTTGCTGCTGCATTCAGCTACACCGCTATTTCCCGATGGTCTCGCAAATTCCAGTGGTTGGGTAGGTCGTGCGATCATGACACACAGCAGCAACGATGTGTATGCCAAATTTGATCAGGAAGTGCGCCTCTACAAAGGAACGCCTGTCCTTGCGTCCACACAGGATTTCTACGAGACCGATCCGCATAGAGGATTCGTACGTGGCTATACCCTTCATGCCCATGGTACAAGACCCATTGACATGGCTCATGGGATCAGCAAATCTGCTGAAGATTTCTTATGGGGAGAACATCTGAAAGAAGCGATGCGTGATTACAATTACTATGGACGGCTAACCATGGTAGGCGAAGTGCTTCCGCAACCTGACAATCAGGTCATTTTATCCGAGGAAAAAGACGAAAACGGCATGCCGCGCGCTTCTGTCTCATTCGCATATAGCGCAAATGATCGAAAGCTCATTGATCATGCCGTTGACAATATGAAGCTGATTCTGAAGGCAGCCGGTGGCCAGATTGCGTACGTGGTGCCAGATACGCAGCATCTGATGGGCGGTTGCCGCATGGGTAATAACCCCGCCACTTCCGTTGTGAACGCTTATGGCCAAAGCCACGACATTCCTAATCTGTTTATCTGCGACGCCAGTGTATTTGTTACCTCCAGCGGAGTCAACCCAACGAATACGATCATGGCGCTTGCCGCCAGAACAGCTGACTACATCATCGATCTGGCTAGCTCCTAA
- the hprK gene encoding HPr(Ser) kinase/phosphatase, with protein sequence MAKKVKVSEMVAQLHMEVLAGESGLKRPITTGDLYRPGLEMAGYFNYHPRERIQMLGKTEITFMEMLTTGVRRNRVEQLCSAEETPCIIVTRGLDVPVELLEEATKRDLPVLRSQMSTTIFASRLTGFLENKLAPSTTIHGVLVDVYGIGMLITGSSGIGKSETALELVKRGHRLIADDAVEIRQNGDKVLTGNAPELIRHLLEIRGVGIINVMTLFGAGAIRNVKKISVVVKLENWQQDKQYDRLGLDEELTRIIDTDLPLVTIPVRPGRNLAVIVEVAAMNYRLKHMGYNAALQFTNKLTESLNENFEDFD encoded by the coding sequence ATGGCCAAAAAAGTGAAGGTTTCCGAAATGGTGGCACAACTCCATATGGAGGTTCTTGCAGGTGAATCTGGACTGAAACGTCCGATAACAACCGGAGATCTGTACCGCCCTGGTCTTGAGATGGCAGGGTATTTCAATTACCATCCAAGAGAACGTATCCAGATGCTAGGGAAGACGGAAATTACCTTCATGGAAATGTTAACAACGGGTGTTCGGCGCAATCGCGTGGAACAGCTGTGCTCAGCGGAAGAAACACCGTGCATCATTGTGACACGAGGACTGGATGTGCCTGTTGAACTGCTCGAAGAAGCAACAAAGCGGGATCTTCCCGTGCTTCGCAGTCAGATGTCGACAACGATCTTCGCAAGTCGACTCACAGGATTCCTTGAGAATAAACTAGCACCTAGTACGACCATTCATGGCGTACTGGTCGATGTATACGGCATTGGGATGCTGATTACGGGAAGCAGCGGTATCGGCAAGAGCGAGACGGCACTTGAACTTGTTAAAAGGGGCCATCGCCTTATTGCCGATGATGCGGTAGAAATTCGTCAGAATGGCGATAAAGTATTGACGGGCAACGCGCCTGAGCTCATTCGTCATTTGCTTGAGATCCGCGGAGTCGGTATCATCAATGTGATGACGTTGTTCGGAGCAGGGGCTATTCGGAATGTGAAGAAAATTTCGGTCGTGGTGAAGCTGGAGAATTGGCAGCAAGACAAACAATATGACCGATTAGGCCTGGATGAAGAGTTGACTCGAATCATTGATACGGATTTGCCTCTCGTGACGATCCCGGTTCGACCAGGCCGAAACTTGGCCGTTATCGTGGAGGTGGCCGCGATGAACTATCGTTTGAAACATATGGGCTATAACGCGGCGCTGCAGTTTACGAATAAACTGACCGAATCACTGAATGAAAATTTCGAAGATTTCGATTGA
- a CDS encoding MTH1187 family thiamine-binding protein, with product MAIAEFTIIPIGTATTSLSSYVADLHKELEKHADITFQMTPMGTILEGSLDRILAVIRAVHEVPFANGAERVSTSIKIDDRRDKPASMQQKMQSVADKLK from the coding sequence ATGGCCATCGCTGAATTCACCATTATCCCCATAGGAACAGCAACTACCAGCCTAAGTAGCTATGTTGCTGACTTGCACAAGGAATTAGAAAAACATGCGGATATCACCTTCCAAATGACACCTATGGGCACCATTCTGGAAGGCTCCTTAGATCGCATACTAGCTGTCATACGTGCCGTCCATGAGGTTCCCTTTGCGAACGGTGCTGAACGCGTCTCCACCTCCATCAAAATCGACGATCGCCGCGACAAACCGGCATCCATGCAGCAAAAAATGCAGTCCGTTGCCGATAAGTTGAAATAG
- a CDS encoding C40 family peptidase → MMKSLAHRTLGITAAITIALSATTAVSAYAANDDMDAVSLAKKMVGIDYSKSNEKPSAGFDSSGLIYYVYQTLNYSVPRALNEQFTMNKTTISSLAKAEPGDVLFFGSGNKPTYAGIYVGAGKMVMASQSKDEVVTRNVNDYKSSFISGKSILSAKDRLKAELILTAQKYLGTPYVFGAKYGQTKTMDCSSFTKTVFAEYGITLPRVSRDQAKEGTYVSKSNLQVGDLVFFTTIDSGKNIGHVGIYVGDGNMIHTYGEGGVKFTSINKEWWADHYVTARRVLK, encoded by the coding sequence ATGATGAAAAGTTTGGCACACCGTACGCTGGGAATCACTGCGGCGATAACGATTGCTTTATCTGCGACAACGGCTGTTTCCGCATATGCGGCTAATGATGATATGGATGCTGTATCTTTGGCGAAAAAAATGGTTGGTATTGATTACTCCAAAAGCAATGAGAAGCCATCGGCAGGTTTCGATTCGTCGGGATTGATCTATTACGTCTATCAAACTTTGAATTATTCGGTTCCCAGAGCGCTTAACGAGCAGTTTACTATGAATAAAACAACAATTTCGAGTTTGGCCAAAGCGGAGCCAGGTGACGTCTTGTTCTTTGGTAGTGGCAATAAGCCAACGTATGCTGGGATCTATGTAGGAGCAGGTAAAATGGTCATGGCTTCCCAGAGCAAAGACGAAGTCGTCACTCGCAATGTGAACGATTATAAGAGTAGCTTCATCAGTGGCAAAAGCATCCTTTCCGCCAAGGATCGCCTGAAAGCAGAATTGATTTTGACAGCGCAAAAATATCTAGGCACACCGTATGTCTTTGGGGCGAAATATGGACAAACCAAGACAATGGATTGTTCCTCGTTTACGAAAACGGTATTCGCGGAATACGGCATAACGCTGCCGCGTGTGTCCCGCGACCAAGCGAAAGAAGGTACTTACGTTAGCAAAAGCAATCTGCAAGTGGGTGATCTAGTCTTCTTCACAACGATAGACTCCGGTAAGAATATCGGTCATGTCGGCATCTATGTCGGTGATGGCAATATGATCCATACGTATGGCGAGGGCGGCGTGAAATTTACTTCCATTAATAAAGAGTGGTGGGCGGATCATTACGTGACGGCTCGCCGTGTTTTGAAATAG
- a CDS encoding gluconate 2-dehydrogenase subunit 3 family protein, protein MTKNSYYPTYNVMDEQNEWDPHTRSIVAARLIREQSYGFLTIVEAETLRAWCGLLMNDQRGDIMQYILSHMDQTLTDNKGEGQRKRDTPPIRHLLRQGLKGIDEAGWLTASLPFFKLNEPAQRQIMLQISSATYPPTRTWDGIPQKDLFQKLLQLSVEAYYSHPLIWSEIGFGGPAYPRGYVRTAPGQVDPWEAVRKP, encoded by the coding sequence ATGACAAAAAATTCCTACTATCCGACATATAACGTCATGGATGAACAAAATGAATGGGATCCACATACACGCTCTATCGTTGCCGCCCGCTTAATACGCGAGCAGTCCTACGGTTTCTTAACCATCGTTGAGGCTGAAACTTTAAGAGCATGGTGCGGCCTGCTCATGAATGATCAACGTGGGGATATTATGCAATATATACTTAGTCATATGGATCAAACTTTGACTGACAACAAAGGGGAAGGCCAGCGTAAACGCGACACTCCCCCCATTCGACACTTGCTGCGTCAGGGATTAAAAGGGATTGACGAGGCCGGCTGGCTAACCGCAAGTCTTCCTTTCTTCAAACTCAACGAACCTGCGCAGCGCCAAATTATGCTCCAAATCAGCTCTGCAACCTATCCTCCCACCCGTACATGGGATGGTATCCCTCAGAAAGATCTGTTTCAGAAACTGCTTCAACTGAGCGTAGAAGCCTACTATTCTCATCCTTTGATTTGGTCAGAGATCGGTTTTGGAGGCCCCGCTTATCCACGAGGGTATGTCAGAACAGCGCCGGGCCAAGTCGATCCTTGGGAGGCCGTGAGGAAGCCATGA
- a CDS encoding acyltransferase yields MRQTDKYPVDGPNALWQIYHTVSKWKAIRNFVFIQITRYSPSLRMKNWIYRHILGMTVGEHTAFALMVMVDVFFPEKIHIGTNTIIGYNTTILAHEYLTHEYRLGDVHIGSHVMVGANTTILPGVTIGDYAVIGAGSVVHKDVAPYSFVAGNPLQTIREGHKDQ; encoded by the coding sequence TTGAGACAAACGGACAAGTATCCGGTAGACGGCCCCAATGCCTTATGGCAAATCTATCACACCGTCAGTAAGTGGAAGGCGATCCGGAATTTTGTTTTTATCCAAATTACACGGTATTCGCCCTCCCTGCGGATGAAGAATTGGATCTATCGTCATATTTTGGGTATGACGGTTGGGGAACATACCGCTTTTGCGTTAATGGTGATGGTGGATGTCTTTTTCCCGGAAAAGATTCATATTGGAACCAACACGATTATCGGCTATAACACAACGATTCTGGCTCATGAATATTTAACCCATGAGTACAGACTCGGTGATGTGCATATTGGATCACACGTGATGGTAGGCGCCAATACAACAATTCTACCCGGTGTAACGATTGGGGACTACGCGGTCATAGGAGCGGGTTCTGTCGTCCATAAAGATGTGGCACCCTATAGTTTTGTGGCAGGGAACCCCCTGCAGACGATAAGAGAAGGACATAAGGACCAATAA
- the ppaX gene encoding pyrophosphatase PpaX, which translates to MIQTVLFDLDGTIVDTNELIVQSFLHSLEGETPEPLSRELIIPNMGRPLVEQMEFFTGRTEKTQVDALIKKYRTFNLSKHDELVKEFPNVHTVMEKLHANGIKIGIVTSKIRQTTLMGLKLCGLDTFISTIVTVEDVKEAKPHPEGILAALKELGSSPDQAIMVGDSHYDIEAAQNAGVTAVGVTWSWKGRSYLEGYNPDYLIDDMFDLLPIVGLTSDVNAG; encoded by the coding sequence ATGATTCAAACCGTACTGTTTGACCTGGATGGCACGATTGTAGATACAAATGAGTTGATTGTGCAATCCTTCTTGCATAGCTTGGAAGGTGAAACGCCGGAACCGCTGAGCAGGGAATTGATTATTCCGAATATGGGCCGTCCGCTCGTGGAGCAAATGGAGTTTTTTACTGGACGAACAGAGAAGACGCAAGTGGATGCTCTCATTAAGAAATACAGAACCTTCAACTTATCGAAGCACGATGAGCTGGTTAAAGAGTTTCCCAATGTACATACCGTGATGGAAAAGCTTCATGCGAATGGCATCAAAATTGGCATCGTAACCAGCAAAATTCGTCAAACAACCTTGATGGGGCTAAAGTTATGTGGATTGGACACTTTCATCTCTACGATTGTAACCGTGGAAGATGTAAAAGAGGCAAAGCCGCATCCAGAAGGTATTTTGGCAGCGTTAAAAGAATTAGGCAGCTCCCCTGATCAAGCGATCATGGTGGGAGACAGTCATTATGATATCGAAGCCGCCCAGAATGCGGGAGTCACCGCTGTCGGTGTCACCTGGTCATGGAAAGGCCGCTCGTATCTGGAAGGCTACAACCCTGATTACCTCATTGATGATATGTTTGACCTGCTTCCAATCGTGGGACTCACGTCGGATGTGAATGCTGGTTGA
- a CDS encoding ABC transporter ATP-binding protein, giving the protein MAGVRLNHIVKRYSGAEESTVKDFHLEVEDKEFVVLVGASGCGKSTTLRMIAGLEEITEGELYIGDRLVNDVAPKDRDIAMVFQSYALYPHMTVYQNMAFGLKLRKFKKADIDARVREAAKILDIVHLLDRKPKALSGGQRQRVALGRAIVREPQVFLMDEPLSNLDAKLRVQMRAEITKLTKRLGVTTIYVTHDQIEAMTMGDRIVVMDKGIIQQAATPEEIYNFPVNIFVAGFIGSPSMNFMTGTLSQEGSGIFFKAGSVNVEVPAGKAQVLKDKGFVGKEVILGVRPEDIHEEPVFLEASPNTVFNVNVELTENLGHEMYLYLNGIGANTVIARVDGRSGIKEGTNVKLALDMNKVHFFDKDTTLSILVNPNL; this is encoded by the coding sequence ATGGCAGGCGTACGTTTAAATCATATCGTTAAAAGATATTCTGGTGCAGAAGAATCTACAGTTAAAGATTTCCATCTTGAAGTTGAAGATAAAGAGTTCGTCGTATTGGTTGGAGCATCCGGTTGCGGAAAATCCACAACTCTTCGTATGATCGCAGGATTAGAGGAAATTACTGAAGGTGAATTGTACATCGGAGACCGCCTTGTTAATGATGTCGCTCCAAAAGATCGCGATATCGCGATGGTATTCCAATCCTATGCCCTTTATCCGCATATGACTGTTTATCAAAACATGGCATTCGGTTTGAAACTTCGTAAATTCAAAAAAGCTGATATCGATGCTCGCGTTCGCGAAGCAGCGAAAATTCTAGATATCGTTCACTTGCTGGATCGTAAGCCAAAAGCTCTTTCCGGTGGTCAACGTCAACGTGTTGCCTTGGGTCGTGCGATTGTTCGTGAGCCACAAGTCTTCTTGATGGATGAGCCGCTTTCCAACTTGGATGCGAAACTTCGTGTACAAATGCGTGCGGAAATTACAAAATTGACAAAACGTCTTGGTGTTACGACAATCTATGTAACGCATGACCAAATCGAAGCTATGACAATGGGCGATCGTATCGTTGTTATGGACAAAGGTATTATTCAACAAGCAGCTACACCAGAAGAAATCTACAACTTCCCAGTGAATATCTTCGTTGCGGGCTTCATCGGATCCCCATCCATGAACTTCATGACAGGTACTTTGTCCCAAGAAGGAAGCGGAATCTTCTTCAAAGCAGGATCTGTTAACGTTGAAGTTCCAGCTGGCAAAGCACAAGTGTTGAAAGACAAAGGTTTCGTTGGTAAAGAAGTGATTCTGGGAGTTCGTCCAGAAGATATCCACGAAGAGCCTGTATTCTTGGAAGCATCCCCGAACACAGTATTCAACGTTAACGTTGAGTTGACTGAGAACTTGGGTCACGAAATGTACTTGTACCTGAATGGTATCGGCGCTAACACAGTAATCGCACGTGTTGACGGTCGTTCCGGAATCAAAGAAGGCACAAACGTGAAATTGGCTTTGGACATGAACAAAGTTCATTTCTTCGATAAAGATACTACATTATCCATCCTGGTTAATCCAAACCTGTAG